In Fibrobacter sp. UWP2, the genomic window TAAAGAAGAACGCCGACATGCGTAGCGCGCTCAGGTGCTCCATGCCGAGGGTCGCCTGCGGGAACCCCTGCTCCACGTGGTAGAGGCACACGAGCAAAAGCACGAATCCCTTGAATTCGTCAATCCACGAAATGCGCATGGGCTAGAACCACATTTTTTCGTTGCCGATGGTGGTCGACGGGCCGTGACCGGGGAAAACGACCGTTTTTTCGGGGAGGGAGAACAGTTTTTTTTGGATTCCGGAGACGAGGTCCTCTTCGTTGCCGCCAAAGAGGTCGGTCCTGCCGCGGCCGCCGTTAAAGAGAATGTCGCCCGAGAATAGGACTGGGGGCATTTTTTTCGCGGAACCTGGCGCACTAGCCTCTTCGGGGTGGTCGCAGTAAAGGGCGATGCCCCCCGGTGAGTGCCCCGGGATGTGCAAAACCTGCAGTTGGACACCCGTTATTTCGACGGTGTCGCCCTCGGCGAGGTAGCCGCCCAGCGGGCCTGCGGGCTCTTCGACGGGGAGGCCGAACATGTCGCTTTGTTCCTCTTGCAGGTCCAGCAAAAAGGCGTCGTCTTCGTGGGCTTCTGCCTTGACGCCAAAAACGCGCTCCGCAAAGGCGTTGCCCAGCACGTGATCCAGGTGCAGGTGGGTGTTCACCACGTGGCAAACCTTGAGGTTGTTGCCGTCGATGTAGCTTTTGAGGGCGTCGCGCTCGCGAGCGTTCGAGACGCTGGGGTCAATCAAAATGGCCTCTTTTTTGCTGTTGCTGAGCACGTAACAGTTGACGCCAAAGGGGTTTACGGTGATTTGCTGGATTTCCATCGCCACAAAATATACTTAAACCCTTTTATAACTGTATAATTTTTTTTAAATTTGCGCAGGAAATATGAATTTAGATTAGGCTAACTTTTGAAACGGGGTGGACCCCGATTTTTCAAAGGAGAAAGTATGAGCATGGATTTAAAGGAAAAGGCGCTGCAATACCACGCCATGGGCAAGCCGGGCAAAATCGAGATTGTGCCCACCAAGCCGCACAGCACCCAGACCGACCTCGGCCTGGCCTACACGCCGGGCGTTGCCGCCCCGTGCCTGGAAATCGAGAAGGACAGCAATCTCGCTTACGACTACACGGGCCGCGGAAACTTGGTCGCGGTGATTAGCAACGGTACTGCCGTGCTTGGTCTCGGCGATATCGGCGCCCTTGCGGGCAAGCCTGTGATGGAAGGCAAGGCGCTCCTGTTCAAGATTTACGCCGGCATCGACGTCTTTGATATTGAAATCAACGAAAAGGACCCCAAGAAGTTCATCGAGATTGTGAAGGGAATCGCCCCCACGTTCGGCGGCATCAACCTGGAGGACATCAAGGCTCCGGAGTGCTTTGAGATCGAGGACACACTCAAGGCCGAGCTCGACATCCCAGTGATGCACGACGACCAGCATGGTACCGCGATTATTTCTTCGGCGGGCCTTTTGAACGCCATCGAGGTCGCGGGCAAGAGCATTCGCGACGTGAAGATGGTGGTGAACGGCGCCGGTGCCGCCGCGAGCGCCTGTACCAGGCTGTACCTCTCGCTCGGCCTCAAAAAAGAGAACCTTGTGATGTGCGACAGCAAGGGCGTGATTCGCAAGGACCGTAAGGGTCTCACCGAAGCCAAGGCCTTCTTTGCGACCGACCGTACCGACATCGAGACGCTCGAAGACGCTATGAAGGGCGCCGACGTGTTCGTGGGCCTCTCCAAGGGGAACATTCTCACCCGCGAGATGGTGCGTAGCATGGCCGACCAGCCGATTG contains:
- a CDS encoding MBL fold metallo-hydrolase, with amino-acid sequence MEIQQITVNPFGVNCYVLSNSKKEAILIDPSVSNARERDALKSYIDGNNLKVCHVVNTHLHLDHVLGNAFAERVFGVKAEAHEDDAFLLDLQEEQSDMFGLPVEEPAGPLGGYLAEGDTVEITGVQLQVLHIPGHSPGGIALYCDHPEEASAPGSAKKMPPVLFSGDILFNGGRGRTDLFGGNEEDLVSGIQKKLFSLPEKTVVFPGHGPSTTIGNEKMWF